Proteins encoded together in one Candidatus Eisenbacteria bacterium window:
- a CDS encoding efflux RND transporter periplasmic adaptor subunit: MKKVILAGAALLLIAAGVVDGTRGANGKSEGGTRVRVERGAIVDKALATGRIVPREEVQVKSQISGIVRACYVEVGDEVREGERLFEIAPNPTPLERTEAERNVQLAEIACDRSRLEHDRRASLLEDGLISQEEYDAARKQLEGVSVERDLAVERLALIKEGKIRGSRAVDSVIRAPASGTVLERLVDPGEPVVPLTSFQEGTALLTIADMNDLVFKWTVDEIDVGKLEPGLPVRIRVGALPNAEIEGKVVRIAPKAREEQGTTLFSVEASIEEAGGALLRAGYSANADVVIREKVDVLLLPERVVSFEGEKAFVELPPPRSGVEPERRAIEVGLSDGLQVEVLSGLEEGDEVWQRPPKEIE, from the coding sequence ATGAAGAAGGTCATTCTCGCGGGGGCCGCGCTCCTTCTGATCGCGGCCGGAGTCGTCGATGGGACGCGCGGCGCGAACGGGAAAAGCGAAGGGGGAACGCGCGTGCGGGTGGAAAGGGGCGCGATCGTCGACAAGGCGCTCGCGACCGGCCGAATCGTGCCGCGCGAGGAGGTGCAGGTGAAGTCGCAGATCTCGGGAATCGTGCGCGCCTGCTACGTCGAGGTGGGGGACGAGGTGCGGGAGGGCGAACGGCTGTTCGAAATCGCCCCCAACCCGACCCCGCTCGAGCGGACCGAGGCGGAGCGGAACGTGCAGCTCGCCGAGATCGCCTGCGACCGCTCGCGGTTGGAGCACGACCGCCGTGCCTCCCTCCTCGAGGACGGTCTCATCTCCCAGGAAGAATACGACGCCGCGCGCAAGCAGCTCGAGGGGGTCTCGGTGGAGAGGGATCTCGCGGTCGAACGGCTCGCCTTGATCAAAGAGGGGAAGATCCGGGGGAGCCGGGCGGTCGATTCGGTCATCCGCGCCCCGGCCTCGGGGACCGTTCTCGAGAGACTCGTCGATCCGGGCGAGCCGGTCGTCCCTCTCACCTCTTTCCAGGAGGGGACGGCTCTTCTCACCATTGCCGACATGAATGATTTAGTCTTCAAATGGACGGTCGACGAGATCGATGTCGGCAAGCTCGAGCCCGGACTCCCGGTGCGCATCCGCGTGGGGGCTCTGCCGAACGCGGAGATCGAGGGGAAGGTCGTCCGGATCGCTCCGAAGGCGAGAGAGGAGCAGGGGACGACCCTTTTCTCCGTCGAGGCGTCGATCGAGGAGGCCGGCGGCGCCCTTCTTCGGGCCGGTTACTCGGCGAACGCGGATGTCGTGATCCGCGAGAAGGTGGATGTGCTTCTCCTTCCGGAGCGGGTCGTCTCGTTCGAGGGGGAGAAAGCGTTCGTCGAGCTCCCGCCCCCGAGGTCCGGCGTGGAGCCGGAGAGGCGCGCGATCGAGGTGGGTCTCTCGGACGGCCTCCAAGTCGAGGTGCTCTCGGGGCTCGAGGAAGGGGACGAGGTCTGGCAGAGGCCGCCGAAAGAGATCGAGTAG
- a CDS encoding ABC transporter permease → MRTAFFRQFLRDVRAQKLRLTLTLFGIVWGTVSVALLLAFGEGLRANVLKEIRGLGENIVIGWPMRTSKPWQGLPRGRQIRVTEEDMDLLAAEIPEISSISAEFSTSSVRFRAGRNVIVPQLTGVEPAFGEMRNLIPEADGRFTNDLDRQRRRRCIFLGDELRTDLFGAESAVGRYVYLNNVPFLVVGVMREKRQMGMYGGPDEDHAAIPLSTFQALFGDPYLDDMVVKPRDPSRAEHVKRRINEVLGAKYRFDPEDSRAVYVWDTIENARTFLKVMFGIEVFLGIIGGLTLLIGGIGVANIMYAAVKQRTQAIGVQMALGAFRADVMGPIVLEAVAITCVGGAAGIAAGWGIVQGLGFVQGHVESQAMEFIGTPTFSLPIAGVTVLILGMTGLLAGYFPSRRAARVQPAEALRHE, encoded by the coding sequence ATGCGAACGGCGTTCTTCCGGCAGTTCCTGCGCGACGTGCGGGCTCAGAAGCTCCGTCTCACCCTCACCCTCTTCGGGATCGTCTGGGGGACGGTCTCCGTCGCTCTTCTCCTCGCGTTCGGCGAGGGGCTCCGCGCGAACGTGCTCAAGGAGATCCGGGGGCTCGGCGAGAACATCGTGATCGGCTGGCCGATGCGGACGAGCAAGCCGTGGCAGGGGCTCCCGCGGGGGAGGCAGATCCGCGTGACCGAGGAGGACATGGACCTCCTCGCGGCGGAGATCCCCGAGATCTCGTCCATCTCCGCCGAGTTCAGCACCTCCAGCGTCCGCTTCCGCGCGGGGCGGAACGTGATCGTCCCCCAGCTCACCGGCGTGGAGCCCGCCTTCGGCGAGATGCGGAACCTGATTCCCGAGGCGGACGGCCGCTTCACGAACGATCTGGACCGGCAGCGCCGCCGCCGCTGCATCTTCCTCGGGGACGAGCTGAGGACCGACCTCTTCGGCGCGGAGAGCGCCGTCGGGCGCTATGTCTACCTGAACAACGTCCCCTTTCTCGTCGTCGGCGTCATGCGCGAGAAGAGGCAGATGGGGATGTACGGAGGTCCGGACGAAGACCACGCCGCCATCCCGTTGAGCACCTTTCAGGCGCTCTTCGGGGATCCGTATCTCGACGACATGGTGGTCAAGCCGCGCGACCCCAGCCGCGCGGAACACGTGAAGCGGCGGATCAACGAAGTCCTCGGGGCGAAGTACCGGTTCGATCCCGAGGACTCGCGCGCGGTCTACGTATGGGACACGATCGAGAACGCGCGGACGTTTCTCAAGGTGATGTTCGGCATCGAGGTCTTTCTCGGGATCATCGGCGGTCTCACCCTTCTTATCGGCGGGATCGGGGTGGCGAACATCATGTACGCGGCGGTGAAACAAAGGACGCAGGCGATCGGCGTCCAGATGGCGCTCGGGGCGTTTCGCGCCGACGTGATGGGCCCGATCGTTCTCGAGGCGGTCGCCATCACGTGCGTAGGGGGCGCGGCCGGGATCGCGGCCGGCTGGGGGATCGTGCAGGGGCTCGGCTTCGTGCAAGGGCATGTGGAAAGCCAGGCGATGGAGTTTATCGGTACGCCGACCTTCTCACTCCCCATCGCCGGGGTGACGGTGCTCATTCTCGGAATGACCGGTCTTCTCGCCGGCTACTTCCCCTCTCGCCGCGCGGCGCGCGTGCAGCCGGCGGAAGCCCTGCGGCACGAGTAG
- a CDS encoding carbohydrate binding family 9 domain-containing protein translates to MPLACRATLSVIRKGDVRALIHGTPRPGAIRPPLSVLLALSLLAGPGRARAEEPRVAHASRIKRGAVRVDGMLDEPAWGEAEPVSGFVQKTPNEGEPSTRRTEVAFLFDDEALYVGARMEIGGGEIRSIVSRRDNSGNAERLIVCLDTYHDRRTSASFAVTASGVRIDYFHPGDAEHDRDYSFDPVWEARASRSEEGWTAEMRIPFSQLRFTERGEPVFGLNMNRWMPDRNEDAYWVCIPKNETGWASRFGELRGIRGIRPSRRIELLPYAAADARFAGAIDPDDPFTMKQSFRGRAGTDLKMGLGPNLTLDGTINPDFGQIEADPAEVNLSAYETYFEERRPFFVEGNRLLAGDGAAWFYSRRIGARPRGEPDADWIDSPENTTILGAMKATGRLAGGLSIGALAAVTDEERARTASSTNGAREEVLVEPLAGYGVLRLQQEFGESRSTAGVILTGVERKIAEGEDLRNDLARRAVAGGADWKLTTRDKEYALTGYAGFSFVEGDSGAIARVQRSSAHYFQRPDASHVTLDSSRTSLSGNTFSLSASRVSGEHWLWEAGVNGESPGFETNDAGRLQSADDIGGGGNLKYRETKPGRIFREYSINLGTYQEWNYGGVRTHRSADLSFNCTWNNHWSGWCGIWGTPRNLSDDLTRGGPLMQRFRGWSSWIGASNSWASDARWLVESEIQGNEAGAKIGVFRGSLSTRTGGRWELSVEPRYIYSRIARQYIGSWDGGPEETYGRRYVFSWIEQGTLSARFRVNCAATPDLTLEVYAEPFASSGRHFDHGELRRPRDRSILTYGKEGGSTLVVNDDGSRTVAVDGATFTIDNQDFNVLSFRSNVVLRWEWRKGSTLFLVWQQNRESRTASGALVGGRDLWESFGAGGENLFVLKMSYWFPLG, encoded by the coding sequence ATGCCGCTCGCCTGCCGGGCGACGCTCTCCGTGATTCGGAAGGGGGATGTGCGCGCCTTGATCCACGGAACGCCGCGTCCGGGAGCCATTCGCCCGCCTCTCTCCGTTCTTCTCGCTCTCTCTCTTCTCGCGGGCCCGGGGCGCGCGCGCGCGGAAGAGCCGCGGGTCGCGCATGCCTCGAGAATCAAGCGCGGGGCGGTCCGCGTCGACGGGATGCTGGACGAGCCGGCGTGGGGCGAAGCGGAACCGGTTTCCGGTTTCGTCCAGAAGACCCCGAACGAAGGGGAGCCCTCGACGAGGAGGACGGAGGTCGCGTTCCTCTTCGACGACGAAGCCCTCTACGTCGGCGCGCGGATGGAGATCGGCGGCGGCGAGATCCGCTCGATCGTGAGCCGGCGCGACAACTCAGGGAACGCCGAGCGCCTCATCGTCTGCCTCGACACCTATCACGACCGCCGCACCTCGGCGAGCTTCGCCGTGACCGCATCCGGCGTGCGGATCGACTACTTCCATCCGGGAGACGCCGAGCACGATCGGGACTACTCGTTCGATCCGGTCTGGGAGGCGCGCGCGTCGAGGAGCGAGGAGGGCTGGACGGCGGAAATGCGGATTCCCTTCTCCCAGCTTCGCTTCACGGAGCGCGGGGAGCCGGTCTTCGGGCTCAACATGAACCGATGGATGCCGGACCGGAACGAGGACGCTTATTGGGTGTGCATCCCGAAGAACGAGACCGGATGGGCGTCCCGTTTCGGAGAGCTCCGCGGGATTCGTGGGATCCGGCCGTCGCGGCGCATCGAGCTTCTCCCGTACGCCGCCGCCGACGCGCGCTTCGCCGGAGCGATCGACCCGGACGATCCTTTTACTATGAAGCAGTCCTTCCGCGGGCGCGCGGGGACCGATCTCAAGATGGGGCTCGGCCCGAACCTCACGCTTGATGGGACAATCAATCCGGACTTCGGGCAGATCGAGGCGGATCCGGCGGAGGTGAACCTCAGCGCGTACGAAACCTACTTCGAGGAACGAAGGCCGTTCTTCGTCGAGGGGAACCGGCTCCTCGCCGGCGACGGAGCGGCGTGGTTCTACTCGAGGCGGATCGGCGCGCGCCCGCGCGGCGAGCCGGACGCGGACTGGATCGATTCGCCGGAGAACACGACGATCCTGGGGGCGATGAAAGCGACCGGGCGGCTCGCGGGAGGACTTTCGATCGGAGCGCTCGCCGCGGTCACCGACGAGGAGCGCGCGCGGACCGCCTCGAGCACGAACGGGGCGCGGGAGGAGGTTCTCGTCGAGCCGCTCGCCGGCTACGGGGTCCTCAGGCTCCAGCAGGAGTTCGGCGAGAGCCGATCGACCGCGGGGGTGATCCTCACCGGCGTCGAGCGGAAGATCGCCGAGGGAGAGGATCTCCGGAACGACCTCGCGCGCCGCGCCGTGGCGGGCGGCGCCGACTGGAAGCTCACGACGCGCGACAAGGAATACGCGCTCACGGGATACGCCGGCTTCAGTTTCGTCGAGGGCGATTCGGGGGCGATCGCGAGGGTGCAGCGGTCGAGCGCGCATTACTTCCAGCGCCCCGATGCCTCGCACGTGACGCTCGACTCCTCGCGGACGTCCCTCTCCGGGAACACGTTCTCGCTCTCTGCCTCGCGCGTCTCCGGCGAGCATTGGCTGTGGGAGGCCGGCGTCAACGGGGAATCGCCGGGATTCGAAACCAACGACGCAGGGCGTCTGCAATCCGCCGACGACATCGGGGGAGGAGGGAACCTCAAGTATCGGGAGACGAAGCCGGGACGGATCTTTCGCGAGTATTCCATCAACCTCGGAACCTATCAGGAGTGGAACTACGGCGGGGTTCGGACGCACCGGAGCGCGGATCTCTCCTTCAACTGCACGTGGAACAACCACTGGAGCGGCTGGTGCGGGATCTGGGGGACGCCGAGGAACCTGAGCGACGACCTTACGCGCGGCGGCCCTCTCATGCAGAGGTTCCGCGGATGGTCGTCGTGGATCGGCGCCTCGAACAGCTGGGCTTCCGACGCGCGCTGGCTCGTCGAGTCGGAAATCCAGGGGAACGAGGCGGGGGCGAAGATCGGGGTCTTCCGCGGAAGCCTCTCGACGAGAACCGGAGGGAGATGGGAGCTTTCAGTCGAACCGAGGTACATCTACTCGCGCATCGCGCGCCAGTACATCGGCTCGTGGGACGGAGGGCCCGAAGAGACCTACGGAAGGCGCTACGTCTTCTCCTGGATCGAGCAGGGGACCCTCTCCGCCCGATTCCGCGTGAACTGCGCGGCGACCCCGGATCTCACGCTCGAGGTTTACGCCGAGCCCTTCGCCTCGAGCGGACGCCACTTCGACCACGGGGAGCTCCGCCGGCCGCGCGATCGATCGATCCTCACGTACGGCAAGGAGGGCGGCTCGACCCTTGTCGTGAACGACGATGGATCGCGAACGGTCGCGGTCGACGGCGCGACCTTTACGATCGATAACCAGGACTTCAACGTTCTGTCCTTCCGGAGCAACGTCGTCCTCCGCTGGGAATGGCGAAAGGGGAGCACGCTCTTTCTCGTCTGGCAGCAGAACCGCGAGTCGAGAACGGCGAGCGGGGCGCTCGTCGGGGGGCGCGATCTTTGGGAGAGCTTCGGCGCGGGGGGGGAAAACCTCTTCGTTCTCAAGATGAGCTACTGGTTCCCTCTCGGATGA
- a CDS encoding response regulator — protein sequence MGAPRILVIEDEPDIVEVLTYNLTREGYHVLSAKDGEEGLRKARQEGPSLVLLDLMLPGIDGVEICRRLKADRATRATPIIMVTAKGDESDVVLGLGLGADDYVKKPFSPKEVVARVRAVLRRAVERGADLKGERLAVRGLLIDQRRHEMRVDGKKIDLTPTEFRLLRALAARPGEVFERQELLGHAVGPDTIVVDRSVDVHVNSIRKKLGKHRDLIQTVRGVGYRFADRKG from the coding sequence ATGGGAGCTCCGCGAATCCTCGTCATTGAGGACGAGCCGGATATCGTCGAGGTCCTTACCTACAACCTCACGCGGGAGGGGTACCATGTCCTCTCCGCGAAGGACGGCGAGGAGGGGCTCCGCAAGGCGCGCCAGGAAGGCCCTTCTCTCGTTCTGCTCGACCTCATGCTTCCCGGCATCGACGGGGTCGAGATCTGCCGCCGGCTCAAGGCGGACCGGGCGACCCGCGCGACCCCGATCATCATGGTGACGGCGAAAGGGGACGAGAGCGACGTCGTTCTCGGGCTCGGCCTCGGGGCCGATGACTACGTGAAGAAACCCTTTAGCCCAAAAGAAGTCGTTGCGCGCGTGCGGGCGGTTCTCCGGCGCGCCGTGGAGAGAGGGGCGGATCTCAAGGGGGAACGCCTCGCGGTTCGGGGACTGTTGATCGATCAGCGGCGGCACGAGATGCGGGTGGACGGGAAGAAGATCGATCTCACGCCGACCGAGTTTCGCCTCCTTCGAGCGCTCGCCGCCCGCCCGGGCGAGGTTTTCGAGCGCCAGGAGCTGCTCGGCCACGCGGTCGGCCCGGACACGATCGTTGTCGATCGGAGCGTCGACGTGCACGTCAACTCGATTCGCAAGAAGCTCGGCAAGCACCGCGATCTCATCCAGACCGTTCGGGGAGTCGGCTACCGTTTCGCGGATCGGAAGGGCTAG
- a CDS encoding HAMP domain-containing protein: protein MIRSRFVWRLYAGYVALILLTASLIGFFVSRNIVGQSLQDMEHDLRTQGLFLARVYRQALADGDLSRLPEEVREMGRETESRLTVIGADGTVLADSEADPGRMDDHGSRAEILSARESGIGSSTRYSETVRREMMYVAISVREEGEEIVGYVRAAFPLVDVSRRLAHIRNVIAAIAGLSSFAALLLGFLFARRVTGPLREMTRAAIAVAGGDYAHEFEIRSGDEIGTLGRAFNTMIEQLRSRVETIALDRNKLFAILSSMVEGVVAIDREEKVLHLNLAAARILDVEWERAIGNKIADVTGVREVRETLARAIREEREITLETKLQTAAGKRKIEMRASPLRDSDERLAGAVLVFNDMTELRRLEAVRRDFVANVSHELKTPVTAIRGLVETLIDDAEMPPDRKLDFLRRVHDQSMRLSSLVTDLLTVSRVESREWAPEIERIDLRDTARRSMRNLRALGETKGLVMETDLPAEPVFAYVDADAMRQVVDNLLDNAVKYTPAGGRVRVRVRPDGARAVVEVEDNGVGIHPKYHARIFERFYRIDKARSRELGGTGLGLAIVKHLVLAQGGTIEVESEEGKGSVFRVRMPQNAPAAPSRPAPTLFGNREG from the coding sequence ATGATCCGCTCCCGCTTTGTTTGGCGGCTCTACGCCGGCTACGTGGCGCTCATTCTCCTCACCGCCTCTCTCATCGGCTTCTTCGTTTCGCGCAACATCGTCGGGCAATCGCTCCAAGACATGGAGCACGATCTCCGAACCCAGGGGCTCTTCCTCGCCCGCGTGTATCGACAGGCGCTCGCGGACGGTGATCTCTCGCGCCTTCCCGAAGAGGTGCGCGAGATGGGGAGGGAAACGGAGAGCCGCCTCACGGTGATCGGGGCGGACGGAACGGTTCTCGCCGACTCAGAGGCGGATCCCGGGCGGATGGACGACCACGGGTCGCGAGCGGAGATCCTCTCCGCGCGGGAATCGGGCATCGGATCGAGCACGCGCTACAGCGAGACCGTGCGAAGAGAGATGATGTACGTCGCGATCTCCGTTCGCGAGGAAGGGGAGGAGATCGTGGGGTACGTCCGCGCCGCTTTCCCGCTCGTCGACGTTTCGCGCCGGCTCGCCCACATCCGGAACGTCATCGCCGCGATCGCGGGGCTCTCCTCGTTCGCGGCGCTCCTCCTCGGCTTCTTGTTCGCCCGGCGCGTGACGGGGCCGCTCCGCGAGATGACCCGCGCGGCAATCGCGGTCGCGGGAGGAGACTACGCGCACGAATTCGAGATCCGCTCGGGGGACGAGATCGGGACGCTCGGCCGCGCGTTCAACACGATGATCGAACAGCTCCGCTCGCGCGTGGAGACGATCGCCCTCGATCGGAACAAGCTCTTCGCGATTCTCTCGAGCATGGTCGAGGGGGTTGTCGCGATCGACCGGGAGGAGAAGGTCCTCCACCTCAACCTCGCCGCGGCCCGAATCCTCGATGTGGAGTGGGAGCGGGCGATCGGCAACAAGATCGCGGACGTGACCGGGGTGCGCGAAGTGCGGGAGACGCTCGCGCGCGCGATCCGCGAGGAGAGGGAGATCACGCTGGAAACAAAGCTTCAAACCGCCGCCGGGAAGCGGAAGATCGAGATGCGCGCATCCCCTCTTCGGGACAGCGACGAGCGCCTCGCGGGGGCTGTGCTCGTCTTCAACGACATGACCGAGCTCCGCCGTCTCGAGGCGGTGAGGCGCGACTTCGTGGCGAACGTCTCCCACGAGCTGAAGACACCGGTCACGGCGATCCGCGGGCTCGTCGAGACGCTTATCGACGACGCGGAGATGCCCCCCGACCGGAAGCTCGACTTCCTCCGGCGAGTTCACGACCAGTCGATGCGGCTCTCCTCCCTCGTCACCGACCTCCTCACGGTCTCGCGCGTCGAGTCGAGAGAGTGGGCGCCGGAGATCGAGCGGATCGATCTCCGCGACACGGCAAGGCGCTCGATGCGGAACCTCCGCGCGCTCGGAGAGACGAAAGGTCTCGTGATGGAGACCGATCTTCCGGCGGAACCGGTGTTCGCCTACGTGGATGCCGACGCGATGCGCCAAGTCGTCGACAACCTCCTCGACAACGCCGTCAAGTACACGCCGGCTGGAGGACGCGTGCGGGTTCGCGTGCGGCCCGACGGAGCGCGAGCCGTCGTCGAGGTGGAGGACAACGGGGTCGGCATTCATCCGAAGTACCATGCGCGCATCTTCGAGCGCTTCTATCGGATCGACAAGGCACGATCGCGGGAGCTCGGAGGGACCGGCCTCGGGCTCGCGATCGTGAAGCACCTCGTCCTCGCGCAAGGAGGGACGATCGAGGTGGAGAGCGAAGAGGGGAAGGGGAGCGTGTTTCGCGTCCGCATGCCCCAGAACGCCCCCGCCGCTCCGAGCCGTCCGGCGCCGACCCTCTTCGGGAACCGCGAGGGCTGA
- a CDS encoding T9SS type A sorting domain-containing protein, which yields MKRRCSANRAVLRSGGAALLAVLFLAGATAGEVLVVYETSFDALALGHTLPHPGDPGQDGWFQTLAVGDAFGEIQEAVAVAGRALHEYAPATNPCCVQTIDRRDLVPPDLSLRPVITLSGDFFCRTSDLAAVNPYSAAITVSGGPHPGYHIIDLTLGSGNGMAKGDVGVFVSIGCFNGVDNNEPIPLTVGQELAWDTWHHFQLAIDHARDTYLYLEVDGERQQLFGYAPPRSFWEGEWRRGQLIEAVSAEVIASQWDPPNVSDDDVYWDNLKLTVVEPRFQRQAVQLGPEGISTPNDLGLIGSDPIALLPSFPNPARGTTTLRFLLPRDAQASLRVFDVSGRRVRTLVENESRSGMNESLWDGRDDRGVELPSGVYFLRLEAGSDSRSERILLVR from the coding sequence ATGAAGAGGAGATGCTCAGCCAACCGTGCCGTACTGCGCAGCGGGGGAGCTGCGCTGCTCGCAGTCCTGTTTCTTGCGGGCGCCACTGCCGGAGAGGTCCTGGTGGTCTACGAAACGAGCTTCGATGCGCTTGCGCTGGGTCACACGCTTCCCCACCCCGGCGACCCGGGCCAGGACGGTTGGTTCCAGACGCTCGCCGTCGGCGATGCATTTGGGGAGATCCAAGAAGCAGTCGCGGTTGCGGGCCGGGCACTACACGAGTACGCCCCGGCCACGAACCCTTGCTGCGTGCAAACGATAGACCGGCGGGACCTGGTGCCGCCAGACCTCTCTTTGAGACCGGTGATCACTCTCTCCGGAGATTTCTTCTGCCGAACGAGCGATCTCGCTGCGGTAAACCCTTACTCAGCAGCAATCACGGTCTCCGGCGGTCCGCACCCGGGCTACCACATCATCGACCTCACACTCGGATCCGGGAACGGGATGGCCAAGGGCGACGTGGGTGTGTTTGTGAGCATTGGATGCTTCAATGGGGTGGACAACAACGAACCGATCCCGTTGACCGTTGGGCAAGAGCTCGCGTGGGACACGTGGCACCATTTCCAGCTGGCGATTGACCATGCGCGCGACACATACCTCTACTTGGAAGTCGATGGAGAGAGGCAGCAGCTCTTTGGCTATGCGCCCCCCCGCTCGTTTTGGGAGGGAGAGTGGCGTCGCGGCCAGCTCATTGAGGCCGTGAGTGCCGAGGTCATCGCCTCCCAGTGGGACCCCCCGAACGTCAGCGACGACGACGTGTACTGGGACAACCTGAAGCTAACGGTGGTCGAGCCCCGCTTCCAGCGGCAGGCGGTTCAGCTCGGCCCCGAGGGCATCTCGACACCCAACGATCTCGGCCTCATCGGGTCCGACCCGATCGCTCTTCTGCCGAGCTTCCCGAATCCCGCGAGAGGAACGACGACGCTCCGATTCCTGCTCCCGCGCGATGCGCAGGCTTCGCTCCGCGTGTTCGATGTTTCGGGACGTAGGGTCCGGACGCTTGTCGAGAACGAGTCGAGAAGCGGAATGAACGAGAGCCTCTGGGACGGACGCGACGACCGAGGAGTCGAGCTTCCTTCAGGTGTCTACTTCCTTCGCCTCGAAGCGGGAAGCGATTCGCGCTCGGAGAGAATCCTCCTCGTGAGGTGA
- the selD gene encoding selenide, water dikinase SelD — protein MPETNGDARERIRLTKLASAAGUAAKHSRAYLQEVLRGLPGPEDRNVLVSGATSDDAGVVLLRPDLALVLTTDFFTPMVDDPFDFGRIAAANALSDVYAMGATPFSALNITGFPPKGIPPAVLTEILRGGHAVAREAGIEIVGGHTVKTSEPLYGLSVVGTVHPDRIVSNAGARPGDRLVLTKPIGNALVSTAFKADADRFGAIAVAIRWMATLNRAASEAMRAAGARAATDVTGFGLIGHLANLVEASDAGATIEAKRVPLLPGALEYAREGFVCGGSAANRKDTEGIVEWNAGVEEAMRIVFTDAQTSGGLLIAIPPDKEQALLRDLAARGVSEAASIGEIVEKHDPRISVI, from the coding sequence ATGCCGGAGACGAACGGCGACGCGAGAGAGAGGATCCGCCTCACCAAGCTCGCCTCCGCGGCGGGCTGAGCGGCGAAGCACTCGCGGGCGTACCTCCAGGAGGTGCTTCGCGGGTTGCCCGGTCCGGAGGACCGGAACGTGCTCGTGAGCGGGGCGACGTCGGACGACGCGGGGGTGGTGTTGCTCCGTCCCGATCTCGCGCTCGTCCTCACGACCGACTTCTTCACGCCGATGGTGGACGATCCGTTCGACTTCGGGCGGATCGCCGCGGCGAACGCCCTCTCGGACGTGTACGCAATGGGGGCGACGCCCTTCTCCGCGCTCAACATCACCGGCTTTCCGCCGAAAGGGATCCCGCCCGCGGTGCTCACGGAGATCCTCCGCGGCGGGCACGCGGTTGCGCGAGAAGCCGGGATCGAGATCGTGGGAGGCCACACGGTGAAGACGAGCGAGCCGCTCTACGGGCTCTCCGTCGTGGGCACGGTGCACCCCGATCGGATCGTCTCGAACGCCGGCGCGCGGCCGGGCGATCGGCTCGTGCTCACGAAGCCGATCGGGAACGCGCTCGTCTCGACCGCGTTCAAGGCGGACGCCGATCGCTTCGGCGCGATCGCGGTCGCGATTCGCTGGATGGCGACGCTGAACCGCGCCGCCTCGGAGGCGATGCGCGCGGCCGGCGCGCGCGCGGCGACCGACGTCACCGGCTTCGGGCTCATCGGCCACCTCGCGAACCTCGTCGAGGCGAGCGACGCCGGCGCAACGATCGAGGCCAAGCGCGTTCCGCTCCTTCCGGGAGCGCTCGAGTACGCGCGCGAGGGCTTCGTGTGCGGGGGGAGCGCGGCGAATCGGAAGGACACCGAGGGGATCGTCGAGTGGAACGCGGGAGTCGAGGAGGCGATGCGGATCGTCTTCACCGACGCGCAAACCTCGGGCGGTCTCCTCATCGCGATCCCGCCCGACAAGGAGCAAGCTCTCCTCCGCGACCTCGCCGCGCGCGGCGTTTCGGAAGCCGCGAGCATCGGAGAGATCGTCGAGAAACACGATCCGCGAATCTCGGTGATCTGA
- a CDS encoding DUF1573 domain-containing protein: MRRARAAALLPALWLLALPIPGLGAPALVFDPVSVDLGLLEGDIVVPFSLALRNDGDAPLAIHEVNPTCGCTVVFLPDSLILPGESVPITGTFSSRKLEGEIRKAVILETNDPERPRAVFLVRAYVERALMLSDDAFDFGVFPPNVSKEAKILFRPKEGIELAILGVGAPEERFRFWVVDGERAGDLVLHLTLLPQPEGTVLEDTIHVQTNVKKCESIRLPVRGRARAKEP; this comes from the coding sequence ATGAGACGCGCGCGCGCGGCGGCGCTTCTTCCGGCTCTCTGGCTCCTCGCGCTCCCGATTCCCGGGCTCGGCGCGCCCGCGCTCGTCTTCGATCCCGTCTCGGTCGATCTCGGCCTCCTCGAGGGGGACATCGTCGTCCCCTTCTCCCTCGCGCTCCGAAACGACGGCGACGCCCCCCTCGCGATCCACGAGGTCAACCCGACCTGCGGATGCACCGTCGTCTTTCTTCCGGACAGCCTGATCCTGCCCGGCGAGTCGGTCCCGATAACGGGGACTTTCTCGTCGCGAAAGCTGGAAGGGGAGATTCGCAAAGCGGTGATACTCGAAACGAACGATCCGGAGAGACCGCGCGCGGTCTTCTTGGTTCGCGCGTATGTCGAGCGCGCGCTCATGCTCTCGGACGACGCGTTCGACTTCGGCGTGTTCCCTCCGAACGTGTCGAAGGAGGCGAAGATTCTCTTTCGCCCGAAGGAGGGGATCGAGCTCGCGATCCTCGGGGTGGGCGCGCCGGAGGAACGGTTTCGGTTCTGGGTCGTCGACGGAGAGCGCGCGGGCGATCTCGTCTTGCACCTCACGCTCCTCCCGCAGCCGGAGGGAACGGTTCTCGAAGATACGATTCATGTACAAACGAACGTGAAGAAGTGCGAATCGATCCGGCTCCCCGTTCGCGGCCGCGCGAGGGCGAAGGAGCCATGA